TTCTCTGTCTCGTTGGCTCTATGCTGTCTTTTCCTCTCCTTCGCTGGCAATCCAGATAACGTAAAACCTCCCCTTTATCCTCTTCAATAATGTTCAATTCGTTGTAATTGTATTACattgttttcttctttattttttcctGATATACATATGATATATTATTGATGATTCTGCTAAgttttgagatattcatttCTGAagttttatttgagtttagtcaGTTGATATTGAATTAATTCTGCTGAGATTgagttataaatttatttttttaagtttaatttattaattatgctGAGATTGATATTGAATTAATTCTACTGAGATTGAGTTATAAATCCAATCTGTTTTACTTGTTATTTTGCTGTCATTGATTCAAAAGAGAAACATTGCTATAATTCTGCATTGGATTTACTATATGGCTTTAAAATAAGGGTTGGATGAAGTTCAGCCAAGGAGATAGTTTACTCATAGGAAAAAAGAATGAAGTTAAGAAGTAAAGAACAAAAAGATTACCTAATTTATGAACATGAAAAATTCAGGAATGAAAACCTAATTGTTCAGCTTTTGTGTATTCTGAGCTTCTTATTGTGCTGTGGAAttgcttcttcttgttcaatTGAAAACTATACTGATTTCTTTTTCTCCCTGCACCATACTAAAATTTTGGGCCTCAAATTTAGGTAGCCTATAATAGATGATTATCTTCTGTTATATCTGGAACTGATATTGTTTGACCAAGCTTAGAAGTTGCTAATGTATTATATATACATGAAGATTGAAAAACTTAGATGAAAGAACCAAGCTTCCACCAATATTAACTCATACAATGCTTTAATTGCTCTACACTTTATCTCACAATATATGCcactttgaatttttaataattttatgttatattttaaCTTAACCGGTTCAACTTCGGTTAAACTCTGATTGGATCATTGAACCATTAAATCAGTTATTTGACCGGTTTATTGATCGATCCGGTTCTCACAACCTTGCTGCACAGTGAAAATTCCACCAATTAGATGAGTAAACATCAAAGGCTAAAACATGGCTTACTCGCTAACCGATCGTGAACCTCGCCGGGACAGATTTCAATGCTGCTCTTCGTATGGCTTCGCTCCGGTGCAAGGTACAACCCCCTTTGTTGCTGTTAGGTGAGGCCGCTTCAAACAACGACGCTGTCCTCCACCGAAACCTTCCTCAACGACTACACTACCAGACATGGCCATCGAAAATGGCCTCCGTCCACCTTCCGCAGCTGAAACTCCAAATTTAGAATGAATCCTATTTTCATTCAGGTCATAGAttcgaaaaatttttatttttttctttaatttttgtttctattttctcATGTTTTAAATTTGAGAGTGTTAGAAAATTCAAAAGATTCAGTTTTccaaattaaatttgttaatcCCTTTAATTTGGTAATCAACCTTGTTCACTCGATTTAAAAATTTACTGTAGATCATTAGCAAGCTAAGAGATTTTTGAGAATGGAGTTACTTTTGTCCGCGTATGAAGCTCCAATAATTGGACGATATTTCTTAGCCACCATGTCCACCAAACCGCATTGGTTACCACAGACGTCACTTTCAAAGAATGGGAATTTAATATTACTAAGACATTACCTCAAACTAAAACCAACTAGTAGATATCATTGTTCATAATTTATTACAAACAAAATAACAACATAGCCAATTAGCAATTGACAAGAACTTTCAAAACAAAAACATTTTATAAGCAACCATGATCGATTTACACaaaatttagttaaaataaaaatatatttatacataaatacatgataattaatttggttGCAGATAATTCTTAGGTGAACGTAGTATTTTTGTTTTACAAGGCAGATATGAACTCGGAATCACTTTCCATGGCCTCCAAGATGTCATAAGGGAGGCAAACTTGAACGTCAacactcccttcttccttccCTCCAAATAAAGCAACCATTCCTTCTCCAATATTCGAACCAGCCCTAACCGCCACAGGCTTTCCCCAACCAAAGTCATTACCATAAACATTGAACCTTGGCGAGCTTCCAGTGGCCAAAGCCTTCGCACCAACGGCACCACCGGGTTGAAGCAAGACCGGCTTCTTCGCCATAGAAACATATTGGCTCCTCACCTTCTCATCGCAGTGCGAAGCCACCATCTTGTTCATTTCCATAGCACCCTTTCCGATCCCACTTTGAAGCAGCTCCCCTGCTTTAATTCTCACAACTCCAATCTGCAAAGCGTTCCCGAAATAATTCTCTGGCAACGGCGGAACAATTCGCCTTCTAACGCCAATCGGCAAGAAGATGAAAACCTCTTCTTGCGCGTCCACAGAACTGCAACGAATCACGGATATCCAAAAGTGAGTCAAAAGCGCTTGCAGCGAAGATATATTCTCTGTTTTGGCCTCTGCATTAGCCTTTGCTTTGAGTTGtgctattttctcttttgtGTAATGAAACACCCTCACTGGTGTTTCTGGTGTTGAGTTTTGCGAGTTTTGATTCTCCTCCTTTGTGAATGGAGAGGGTGCTGGTATTGGAAATGGAGGTTCAACGGTATCAAGAAAAAACCGCTCCATCGAAGGATCTTTAGTTAGTTTATGGCAGCCACGTGAAATTTCCGACCATGAATTGATGAACTGCCATAATGACTCTCCGTCGGCGACCACGTGGTTGATCGTGAAGCCGATGAAGACGCCGTCAACTAGCTCCGTGACCTGCACCGCAAGCAACGGCTGAGACGTGCCTTCGCAGTTTCTAACTCCGTTAAGTGGGAAGAAGGAGTTGACAATGGAAGGAACGTACTTTGGCTGAAGAATATCATCAACACTTGTGTTCTCTGCTATGGCATGGACAAAGAGGGATCCTTTATTGTTGCAGAGAATATGACAATAGGTGGTGTTGTTTTCGCCTTCAGTAGCCATGAGACGGCCGGCGAGGAGTGGAAAGAAAGCGAGGGTGGTGGAAAGGGAGTGTCTGAGATGCTGAATTTGTGATGATGATGGTTTGTGATGAAAGAGAAGGCCTTTTTGGTTCATCTTGATTGGGAGGGCCACAAGATCCCATGGTGTTAAGTGGATTTTCTGAGCTGAGTCGGCTTGACTCGGTGCTTGGATTGTGCTGGCTGAGATGAGTCGGATCACAGCCATGGCTGAAGCCTAAATCATTTCTGAGCTCTACTACTGTTAAGTGTTAAGTGAGAATGTGAGAACTATAAGTCATTGTTGATTATGTAATCTACTTATCC
Above is a genomic segment from Arachis stenosperma cultivar V10309 chromosome 1, arast.V10309.gnm1.PFL2, whole genome shotgun sequence containing:
- the LOC130939195 gene encoding protein ENHANCED PSEUDOMONAS SUSCEPTIBILITY 1-like; this translates as MAVIRLISASTIQAPSQADSAQKIHLTPWDLVALPIKMNQKGLLFHHKPSSSQIQHLRHSLSTTLAFFPLLAGRLMATEGENNTTYCHILCNNKGSLFVHAIAENTSVDDILQPKYVPSIVNSFFPLNGVRNCEGTSQPLLAVQVTELVDGVFIGFTINHVVADGESLWQFINSWSEISRGCHKLTKDPSMERFFLDTVEPPFPIPAPSPFTKEENQNSQNSTPETPVRVFHYTKEKIAQLKAKANAEAKTENISSLQALLTHFWISVIRCSSVDAQEEVFIFLPIGVRRRIVPPLPENYFGNALQIGVVRIKAGELLQSGIGKGAMEMNKMVASHCDEKVRSQYVSMAKKPVLLQPGGAVGAKALATGSSPRFNVYGNDFGWGKPVAVRAGSNIGEGMVALFGGKEEGSVDVQVCLPYDILEAMESDSEFISAL